A DNA window from Sporosarcina sp. ANT_H38 contains the following coding sequences:
- a CDS encoding TetR/AcrR family transcriptional regulator → MSDKKILIIEKASELFAKNGFDATSVQEITDACGISKGSFYLSFKSKESLQFSIFEYFSTKLIDRLGNIYQMEIGPRERFEQFFVIQFEEIARYSDFILMQMREQTSPINEEMLGLLNDMRRKAYEAQESLLLNLYGEDIKEHMTDLVVILGGIVKGYIEIIVFNKDTLDFVGLAHYIVERIDSIVNGLSKPFLTTELLAGIGMCEGAHSVTAEELLKEIKLVKREIADEDLLISLDVIEQELSVTNCRKPVISGMLSNFKNNERTEQLVKKLKMFLNGLK, encoded by the coding sequence TTGTCGGATAAAAAAATATTGATCATCGAAAAGGCATCTGAACTTTTTGCGAAAAACGGATTTGATGCAACATCCGTACAAGAAATTACAGATGCATGTGGCATTTCGAAAGGTTCTTTTTATCTTTCATTTAAATCGAAGGAGAGCCTTCAATTTTCGATATTTGAGTACTTTAGTACGAAACTTATTGATCGGTTAGGCAACATTTATCAAATGGAGATTGGACCGAGGGAGAGATTCGAACAGTTTTTCGTGATTCAGTTTGAAGAAATTGCTCGTTATTCAGATTTTATTCTCATGCAAATGCGAGAACAAACAAGCCCAATCAATGAAGAAATGTTGGGGTTATTGAATGACATGCGGAGAAAAGCGTATGAAGCCCAGGAAAGCCTTCTACTGAATTTGTATGGAGAAGACATAAAAGAGCATATGACAGATCTTGTTGTTATTTTGGGTGGAATCGTTAAAGGCTATATTGAAATTATTGTTTTTAATAAAGACACTTTAGATTTTGTAGGGTTGGCGCATTATATTGTGGAACGGATTGATTCAATCGTCAACGGCCTATCTAAACCATTTCTAACAACAGAACTGTTAGCGGGGATTGGAATGTGCGAGGGCGCTCATTCGGTTACGGCTGAAGAGTTATTGAAAGAAATCAAGTTGGTAAAACGAGAGATAGCAGATGAAGATCTGTTAATCAGTTTGGATGTTATTGAGCAAGAACTTTCGGTTACGAACTGTCGAAAACCTGTTATTTCGGGGATGTTGTCTAATTTTAAAAACAATGAACGAACTGAACAATTGGTCAAGAAATTAAAGATGTTCTTGAATGGACTTAAATGA